One part of the Paenibacillus silvisoli genome encodes these proteins:
- a CDS encoding polysaccharide deacetylase family protein, with the protein MGVSARERERKQKYLVINCDDFGQSAPMNAAIMHLLEERRVSSATIMAPAPGFEEAAAWCRKRGQANIGLHLTLTSEFDALRWPSLTGDSSLHDEGGHMYRTVLDFERGANTAAVLLELDAQYERVRKAGITITHADNHMGSLYGIASGRSHIPQVLMKCVKWKVPFRLFRRVHPEDMMAAVPGVEGAVAKASALAGTLGVAIPDYLLSHPFEVEDGETYESFKRSIIDKLYRLPEGISETYIHPAVADDAMLASVPHWEKRVWEYRLMLDDDVHAAMKDAGVKLVDYTFIAQHGRDSRLRSAWRLGAELLRRG; encoded by the coding sequence ATGGGCGTAAGCGCGAGGGAGAGAGAGCGGAAGCAGAAGTATCTCGTGATCAACTGCGACGATTTTGGCCAAAGCGCCCCGATGAATGCGGCGATCATGCATTTGCTGGAGGAGCGGCGGGTTTCGTCCGCGACGATTATGGCGCCGGCGCCGGGCTTCGAGGAAGCCGCGGCCTGGTGCAGGAAGCGCGGGCAGGCCAACATCGGGCTGCATCTGACGCTGACCAGCGAATTTGACGCGCTCCGCTGGCCGAGTCTGACCGGCGATTCGTCGCTGCATGATGAAGGCGGCCATATGTACCGGACCGTGCTGGATTTCGAGCGCGGCGCGAATACGGCGGCCGTGCTGCTGGAGCTGGACGCCCAATATGAGCGGGTGCGGAAGGCGGGCATTACGATTACGCACGCCGACAATCATATGGGCAGCCTGTACGGCATCGCGTCGGGGCGCAGCCATATCCCGCAGGTGCTGATGAAATGCGTGAAGTGGAAGGTTCCGTTCCGCCTATTCCGGCGCGTCCATCCCGAGGATATGATGGCTGCCGTTCCGGGCGTGGAAGGCGCCGTCGCCAAGGCATCGGCGCTTGCCGGCACGCTTGGCGTGGCGATTCCGGATTATTTGCTGTCGCATCCGTTCGAGGTGGAGGATGGCGAGACGTACGAATCGTTCAAGAGGTCGATTATAGATAAGCTGTATCGCTTGCCCGAAGGCATCAGCGAGACGTACATCCATCCCGCCGTCGCGGATGATGCGATGCTCGCTTCGGTACCCCACTGGGAGAAGCGGGTGTGGGAATACCGGCTCATGCTCGACGACGACGTGCATGCCGCCATGAAGGACGCCGGCGTCAAGCTGGTGGACTATACGTTCATCGCGCAACATGGCCGAGACTCTCGGCTTCGCTCTGCGTGGCGGCTGGGGGCGGAGCTGCTTCGCAGGGGCTGA
- a CDS encoding methyl-accepting chemotaxis protein, giving the protein MFNNISLKKKLTGLLAIPMLLFVVVGVYLIQRNDADLTHMKTTLYDVNAQSSSLILNADRDMYQALAAYRMIVDEHLTGDELKEQQQDLSENIAQASERVGKAGAILSDHGLLSDIHEQSKVTVEQNLDLFKTHFAAWSETAAQGTSAIADFDAARESLNELGEYLDASAITKSEQIKRTNSTMHLFVYVILVLIVLIIGWIGFGMIRRIAKSVDAILQRVNKVTEGDLQTDASSLDYKDELGSIALSIDTMTVGLRELISQVLRSAEQVNLAAGEISSTTDEVARGSMYQAESAQTASDVVTKLSAGVRTVSQRAKEATHLTVNTNHEAIACGQTVQESLVSMNLLAQRMYELEQDSKQIGNIIGVIDDIAEQTNLLALNAAIEAARAGDQGRGFAVVADEVRKLAERSSEATKQIAGIIKEMQRSTQESVNAMAATEALYKQAGAALGSIVNRVGEVAEQTREIADSSVNQAAQSQDVMKQIESIASISQEAAAAAQQTASSSQTLGGLAQQLHTMVKRFRL; this is encoded by the coding sequence ATGTTCAATAACATCTCGTTGAAAAAGAAATTAACCGGTCTGCTCGCGATACCTATGCTGCTCTTCGTGGTCGTGGGCGTGTACTTGATCCAACGAAACGATGCCGATTTAACCCACATGAAAACGACGCTGTACGACGTCAATGCGCAGTCGAGCTCGCTGATCCTGAATGCGGACCGCGATATGTACCAGGCGCTGGCAGCCTATCGGATGATTGTCGACGAGCATTTGACTGGCGACGAGCTGAAGGAACAGCAGCAGGATTTAAGCGAAAATATCGCCCAAGCGTCCGAGCGGGTCGGCAAAGCCGGCGCGATCTTGTCCGACCACGGGCTTCTCTCCGATATTCACGAGCAAAGCAAAGTAACGGTCGAGCAAAATCTCGACCTGTTCAAGACGCATTTTGCCGCCTGGTCGGAAACGGCCGCTCAGGGTACAAGCGCCATCGCCGATTTCGATGCGGCCCGGGAGAGTCTGAACGAGCTGGGCGAGTATCTCGATGCCTCGGCCATCACGAAGTCGGAGCAAATTAAGCGCACCAACAGCACGATGCATTTGTTCGTCTATGTCATCCTTGTATTGATCGTGCTGATCATTGGCTGGATCGGGTTCGGCATGATTCGCCGGATCGCGAAGTCGGTCGATGCGATTTTGCAGCGCGTCAATAAGGTGACCGAGGGCGACCTGCAGACCGATGCTTCTTCGCTCGATTACAAGGACGAGCTGGGCTCGATTGCGCTGTCGATCGACACCATGACGGTAGGTCTCCGCGAGCTCATTAGCCAGGTGCTCCGGTCTGCCGAGCAGGTCAATCTCGCGGCCGGCGAAATTTCCTCCACCACCGACGAGGTGGCACGGGGCAGCATGTATCAAGCCGAGTCGGCGCAAACCGCCTCCGATGTCGTCACGAAGCTGTCCGCAGGGGTGCGCACCGTCTCGCAGCGTGCAAAGGAAGCGACGCATCTTACCGTCAATACCAACCATGAGGCTATCGCCTGCGGTCAAACGGTTCAAGAATCGCTGGTCAGCATGAATCTACTCGCCCAGCGCATGTACGAGCTGGAGCAGGACTCCAAGCAGATCGGCAACATTATCGGCGTGATCGACGACATTGCCGAGCAGACGAATCTGCTTGCTTTAAATGCTGCCATCGAGGCGGCTCGGGCGGGCGACCAAGGCCGCGGCTTTGCGGTCGTGGCCGACGAAGTGCGCAAGCTGGCGGAGCGGAGCAGCGAGGCGACGAAGCAGATTGCCGGCATCATCAAGGAAATGCAGCGCAGCACGCAAGAGAGCGTGAACGCCATGGCGGCCACCGAGGCGCTCTACAAGCAGGCGGGCGCCGCGCTTGGCAGCATCGTGAACCGTGTCGGCGAGGTTGCGGAGCAGACGCGGGAAATTGCCGACTCGAGCGTCAACCAGGCCGCTCAGTCGCAGGATGTGATGAAGCAGATCGAATCGATCGCTTCCATTAGCCAAGAAGCCGCCGCCGCGGCCCAGCAGACGGCCAGCTCCTCGCAGACGCTCGGCGGGCTCGCCCAGCAGCTACATACTATGGTGAAGCGGTTCCGGTTGTAG
- a CDS encoding DUF5946 family protein has translation MKQSIVKCPGCGLMLPNQYFAEPPRFRASGECMELFNQLSYYTIAHGQPEFIHQLALDSYGAQHSGGTARPITTAFSLIGLYLVVEHGFTGKQVQQAHMQLARAKTDWPVLSPPKGDAVMTIQDVLRAEAGEPRDTKIRQWVHAAWSSWAHAHDWVKEAARPVLEP, from the coding sequence ATGAAACAGTCCATCGTCAAATGCCCCGGGTGCGGCCTGATGCTGCCCAATCAATATTTTGCGGAGCCTCCGCGCTTCCGCGCTTCGGGGGAATGCATGGAGCTGTTCAATCAGCTCTCCTATTACACGATTGCCCACGGCCAGCCCGAATTCATTCACCAGCTGGCGCTCGACAGCTACGGCGCTCAGCATTCAGGCGGCACCGCCCGTCCGATTACGACGGCCTTCTCTCTCATCGGCCTGTACTTGGTCGTCGAGCATGGTTTCACAGGAAAGCAGGTGCAGCAGGCACATATGCAGCTCGCCCGCGCGAAAACCGATTGGCCGGTCCTCTCTCCTCCGAAGGGAGACGCCGTCATGACGATCCAGGACGTACTCCGGGCGGAAGCCGGCGAGCCGCGGGACACGAAAATCCGTCAGTGGGTACACGCCGCTTGGAGCAGCTGGGCGCATGCGCATGACTGGGTGAAGGAAGCCGCCCGCCCCGTGCTGGAGCCATAA
- a CDS encoding alpha/beta fold hydrolase, whose amino-acid sequence MKKSAYSLAGTASKDGTAIGYRKSGRGPGLVIIHGAFVSGHEYERLAQELADTFTVYVVDRRGRLYSGPQGEQYSIEKECEDALAVLEATGAPYLFGHSYGGLIALELARTAKTAVTKLAVYEPAVSIGGRFPSAWMADYKWLVEQGRELDAFVAFLKGMGTSRWLAKLPGWLLRLVLLPSQLFWEGRKLREKLPTLINEMEEVFRLDSTVQGYGAITAETLVMAGNESTDFMCGAARAVAAAIPGASFRMLKGLGHNAPDFLRQKKIAEQLKLYFAGRLKQKEPHELAGQSQRVTEVLPDRPDVPGS is encoded by the coding sequence ATGAAGAAATCGGCTTATTCGCTGGCCGGCACGGCGTCAAAGGACGGGACCGCCATCGGCTATCGCAAGTCGGGCCGCGGTCCGGGACTTGTCATCATTCACGGCGCGTTCGTATCCGGCCATGAATACGAGAGGCTGGCGCAAGAGCTCGCGGACACCTTCACCGTATATGTCGTCGACCGCCGCGGGCGGCTGTACAGCGGACCGCAGGGCGAGCAGTACAGCATAGAGAAGGAATGCGAGGATGCGCTGGCCGTGCTGGAAGCGACAGGGGCGCCTTATCTGTTCGGCCACAGCTACGGCGGGCTGATCGCGCTCGAGCTGGCACGCACCGCCAAGACGGCGGTAACGAAGCTGGCCGTTTACGAGCCGGCCGTTTCGATCGGCGGCCGGTTTCCGTCCGCGTGGATGGCGGACTATAAATGGCTGGTCGAACAAGGCAGAGAGCTCGACGCGTTCGTTGCCTTTTTGAAAGGAATGGGAACGTCCCGATGGCTGGCAAAGCTGCCGGGCTGGCTGCTCCGGCTCGTGCTGCTGCCCTCGCAGCTGTTCTGGGAAGGACGAAAGCTGCGGGAGAAGCTGCCGACGCTGATCAACGAGATGGAAGAAGTGTTCCGGCTCGACAGCACCGTCCAAGGCTACGGCGCGATTACGGCGGAGACGCTGGTGATGGCCGGCAACGAGAGCACGGACTTTATGTGCGGCGCCGCGCGCGCCGTTGCCGCCGCCATTCCCGGCGCGTCCTTCCGCATGCTGAAGGGGCTCGGTCATAACGCGCCGGACTTCCTCCGTCAGAAGAAGATCGCCGAGCAGTTGAAGCTGTATTTTGCCGGCCGGCTGAAACAAAAAGAACCTCATGAGCTCGCTGGACAATCGCAGCGGGTGACAGAGGTTCTTCCCGATCGCCCGGACGTGCCGGGCAGCTAA
- a CDS encoding acetylxylan esterase, with translation MACTAELTIDPAQLDAFWDGTLSKYDDIPLNLKREPAESPFPGVTVDKITYNGADDTPIHAWFIVPQQAASDNKQIPCVVVFPGYTDDRGYPERYASWLLLGYAVFAVDVRGQGGETGNYLPERAGSVKGWVSSNLLEPEGSYYFAITMDAVRAVDAAASQPEVDPARLATVGGSQGGGLALISAALNRKVTAVVADIPNLCHMDHGVLNSGSSLTEIAQHLKRYPEQLETILHTIAHFDMLNLASRMTAPVLMSVGWKDGICLPETIYAVYNRIPTEKVIFDYPFSGHEINEFQNRERFNFLQKQFR, from the coding sequence ATGGCCTGCACGGCCGAGCTGACGATCGATCCCGCACAGCTTGATGCTTTCTGGGATGGCACCTTGAGCAAGTACGACGATATTCCGCTGAACCTGAAACGCGAGCCGGCGGAGTCCCCTTTTCCGGGCGTAACGGTCGACAAAATCACGTACAACGGCGCTGACGACACGCCGATTCACGCCTGGTTCATCGTGCCGCAGCAAGCTGCGTCCGACAACAAACAAATCCCGTGCGTCGTCGTATTCCCAGGCTACACCGACGACCGCGGTTATCCGGAGCGCTACGCCAGCTGGCTGCTGCTCGGGTATGCCGTGTTCGCCGTCGACGTTCGCGGCCAAGGCGGGGAAACCGGCAACTATTTGCCGGAGCGCGCCGGTTCGGTCAAAGGCTGGGTGTCCAGCAATTTGCTTGAGCCGGAAGGCTCGTATTATTTTGCAATCACCATGGATGCCGTTCGGGCGGTCGACGCGGCCGCGTCGCAGCCGGAAGTCGATCCTGCGCGGCTTGCGACCGTCGGCGGCAGCCAAGGCGGCGGTCTTGCCTTGATCTCGGCGGCATTGAACCGCAAGGTTACGGCCGTCGTCGCCGATATTCCGAACCTGTGCCACATGGACCACGGCGTGCTGAACTCGGGCAGCTCGTTAACGGAGATCGCCCAGCATCTGAAGCGCTATCCGGAGCAGCTGGAGACGATTTTGCATACGATCGCCCATTTCGACATGCTAAACCTCGCTTCGCGCATGACGGCGCCCGTGCTCATGTCCGTCGGCTGGAAGGACGGCATCTGCCTGCCGGAAACGATTTACGCCGTGTACAACCGGATTCCGACCGAAAAAGTCATTTTCGACTATCCGTTCAGCGGCCATGAAATCAACGAATTCCAGAACCGGGAACGGTTTAACTTCCTGCAAAAGCAGTTTCGCTAA
- a CDS encoding MFS transporter: protein MSRLVFLGCIAYLVVGLGQLAIGAVMEPMVHAYGVQYGDGGQLVMHQFLGCMVGMLFAPWLIGKFGKKAVILIAIGFMTVAESLYTLLPPWGVMLAIAPVAGIGLGMTEAVVGSFIIGAAGEKANTAMSRVETFFGIGALLLPFAGAALIQSGLWKLSFGIVGLLSAVTFLLWLIWWPSVLDAPAEGAAAHGTVSANKAPKLTPRMLVILAACALFFVVYVGLEMSYIHYLPSLLVQTNGLTESSAAMALSLFWVAMVIGRMMAGHIADRMSGAVYLLIACFSTSLLFMLMTLFTGTLPAFVLAFAVGLTMSGMFAIALVFANRAMPGMTERTTSLLMASGGVGGALLPKGAGWFLDQQGPDAVRWLFAGTAFALLLVMIWASLAARRHSAAAASALIMAHKS, encoded by the coding sequence ATGTCCCGGCTTGTTTTTCTCGGCTGTATCGCTTATCTCGTCGTCGGGCTTGGCCAGCTCGCGATCGGCGCGGTAATGGAGCCGATGGTTCACGCTTACGGCGTGCAGTACGGCGACGGCGGCCAGCTTGTCATGCATCAATTTCTCGGCTGCATGGTCGGCATGCTGTTCGCGCCATGGCTTATCGGCAAATTCGGCAAAAAAGCGGTGATCCTGATCGCGATCGGCTTCATGACGGTAGCCGAATCGCTCTACACGCTGCTTCCGCCTTGGGGCGTCATGCTAGCGATCGCTCCTGTCGCAGGGATTGGCCTGGGCATGACGGAAGCGGTCGTCGGATCGTTTATAATCGGCGCCGCCGGCGAAAAAGCAAACACGGCGATGAGCCGCGTGGAAACGTTTTTCGGCATCGGAGCGCTGCTCCTCCCGTTCGCGGGCGCCGCGCTGATCCAGAGCGGCTTATGGAAGCTCTCCTTCGGCATCGTCGGCCTGCTCTCGGCCGTCACCTTCCTGCTGTGGCTGATCTGGTGGCCGTCCGTTCTCGACGCTCCCGCGGAAGGCGCCGCAGCGCATGGCACGGTTTCCGCGAACAAAGCGCCGAAGCTAACTCCGCGCATGCTTGTCATTTTGGCCGCTTGCGCCTTGTTCTTCGTTGTATACGTAGGGCTGGAGATGAGCTACATCCACTACCTGCCGTCTCTGCTCGTGCAGACGAACGGCTTGACGGAGTCATCCGCGGCTATGGCCCTCAGCCTTTTCTGGGTGGCAATGGTCATCGGGCGGATGATGGCCGGCCATATCGCCGACCGCATGAGCGGCGCGGTCTATCTCCTGATCGCTTGCTTCTCCACGTCGCTTCTATTCATGCTGATGACGCTGTTCACCGGCACGCTGCCAGCATTTGTGCTGGCATTCGCCGTCGGACTGACGATGTCGGGCATGTTCGCCATTGCGCTCGTGTTCGCAAACCGGGCGATGCCGGGCATGACGGAGCGCACGACCAGCCTGCTTATGGCTAGCGGCGGCGTCGGAGGCGCGCTGCTGCCGAAAGGAGCCGGTTGGTTCCTCGACCAGCAAGGACCCGACGCGGTCCGCTGGCTGTTCGCCGGTACTGCTTTCGCGTTGCTGCTTGTCATGATATGGGCATCTTTGGCCGCTCGGCGCCATTCGGCAGCCGCGGCATCTGCACTCATAATGGCTCACAAATCTTAA
- a CDS encoding DEAD/DEAH box helicase, with translation MLQPSPALAGFHRTLAGWFAQTFGEPTPVQQEAWAAIAESRHTLIAAPTGSGKTLAALLPCLNRLAERKLAAKARNRALAPGVRVLYITPLKALNNDIQHHLVGFMEDIERFEAGLAGAEGEAGAAPWPGIRSAVRTGDTPSAERARMTRRPPDVLVTTPESFYLLLTSDKGRSMLSTVEAVIVDEIHSLAGDKRGAHLSLTLERLSAIAAQPVQRIGVSATQKPLSLVARFLGGWEPSGEAGMGGVAAGRDNTEAARLRGKARASGADASDYAKASSRGEAGTETARPAGAAEAEEPMHALGYAPRPVVIVESAMTKSIEVRVTMPDLSRPARTRDGVWLPIIDRLMALMEGARSVLLFVNSRRLCERLVLRLNEHAGGELARAHHGSLARERRLEVERMLKSGELRCLVATSSLELGIDVGHVDLVIQIDSPKAAAAGIQRIGRAGHAVGDVSRGFIVARSRSDLPEAAVLCRNIGRRDIEAITLPREPLDVLSQQVTSIVAADDITVARLYGLILGSECYRGFPRERLEAMLKVLSGFYPFARPLMEWEPSTDLLRKRANTSMAAITGAGTIPQSSAFPIHHAESRAHLGELDEEYIAESRVGDVFQLGTSSWMISRIENDRVYVQEAPNRFSEIPFWKAENASRSVELGMQLGRFLEQLAVRLALSDPAVYGPDGPTAEAKSREDAAIAWLDAEYGLDYYAASQLTDLIVSQHKAVGLPTERQIIIEHYRDLMNMTRIIIHNPFGRSINRTWLLAIQQQFQRLLPHNVYGNAKDNGIELVVADGDVSWLQALWHITPGSLEGLLTEAITGSPMLGLAFRRIAETSLLLSRSFTRTPMWQKRLRGEELMKQSLPYAEQFPYLQEAMRECLYDYLDTNGLVKLLESIAAGQIQVAVKETQAPSPFAVQFLADYANMQLYEGEGFSEATQLQLLSVSKALAGQLFGEESVRRAVDPAIAKEEQERLAAGRTAPTNADELYALLKQRGDLSAEELTAFGGQAAVGWLQTLQKTGRATELPLGGGKGQRRWICADERDMYAAFPATEAAIAYVGGRFADNRLSFTEHELRERYPLLTPAEAARVPDVLLRLGRIEPAPFAADGEERIWSSAQVARRLIRLTLDQARKQAEPVDPIRWCAQMSMLQHALSGTQLSGIDGLRTVIERLQGFFLPASQWESLVFPARVTGYRKDDLDLLCASGEVVWIGRKEESEKEGKIAFFLAESKPLYAPVIAGAANAEEAAARTKHPRLLALLREGGASFLTKLSRDYGKVPSELLADLVDLIWEGNVSNDQFAPLRLQLQTKGKQLARTGSGLGRWYWTGSLAESSGSGGTPAAHSGDQAAQQNAAAAADELSESALHWTQHLLDSYGIVSKELVAQLSPFGWDELLPMLKQLEQWGVVTRGLLVQGVQTLQFARREHIEAVRQPLPGQNGAAVTVLSATDPANPFGLAADWPSARGTGFARKSGNYLVLQQGRWRYWIENNGKHIVDLAAVGAPEPAAPDADGSSELKDIFRMLLRQHGLSKIKIERWNGEPVTESAAAQETLRAMGAERDNRSLVLWPSNLR, from the coding sequence ATGCTGCAACCATCCCCCGCGCTTGCGGGGTTTCATAGAACGCTGGCCGGCTGGTTCGCGCAAACGTTCGGCGAGCCGACGCCCGTCCAGCAAGAAGCTTGGGCCGCCATTGCGGAAAGCCGGCACACGCTGATTGCCGCCCCGACCGGCTCCGGCAAAACGCTCGCGGCGCTGCTGCCTTGCTTGAACAGGCTCGCGGAGCGGAAGCTGGCGGCCAAGGCGCGGAACCGGGCACTGGCACCAGGCGTGCGGGTGCTCTATATTACGCCGCTCAAGGCGCTCAACAATGACATCCAGCATCATCTCGTCGGATTCATGGAGGATATTGAGCGGTTTGAGGCCGGCCTGGCTGGTGCTGAGGGAGAAGCGGGCGCCGCGCCTTGGCCGGGCATCCGCTCGGCGGTCCGCACCGGGGACACGCCGTCGGCGGAACGCGCCCGCATGACGCGGCGGCCGCCGGACGTGCTCGTGACGACGCCGGAGTCGTTTTATTTGCTGCTGACCTCGGACAAAGGCCGCAGCATGCTGTCGACGGTGGAGGCTGTCATCGTCGACGAGATCCACAGCCTGGCCGGCGATAAGCGCGGCGCGCATTTGTCGCTCACGCTGGAACGGCTGTCCGCGATCGCGGCGCAGCCCGTGCAGCGCATTGGCGTGTCCGCGACGCAGAAGCCGCTGTCGCTGGTCGCCCGCTTTTTGGGCGGCTGGGAGCCGAGCGGGGAAGCGGGAATGGGCGGCGTTGCAGCTGGCCGCGACAATACCGAGGCGGCGAGGTTGCGTGGCAAAGCGAGAGCGAGCGGCGCTGATGCGAGCGACTATGCGAAGGCCAGCTCACGGGGCGAGGCCGGCACGGAGACAGCCCGGCCTGCGGGCGCAGCCGAGGCGGAGGAGCCGATGCATGCGCTCGGCTATGCGCCGCGGCCCGTGGTCATCGTCGAGAGCGCGATGACCAAGTCGATCGAGGTCCGGGTTACGATGCCGGACCTCTCCCGCCCTGCGCGCACGCGCGACGGCGTGTGGCTGCCGATCATCGATCGGCTCATGGCGCTCATGGAAGGCGCGCGCTCCGTGCTGCTGTTCGTCAACAGCCGCCGGCTGTGCGAACGGCTCGTCCTGCGCCTCAACGAGCACGCGGGCGGCGAGCTGGCGCGCGCCCACCACGGCAGCCTCGCGCGCGAGCGGCGGCTCGAGGTCGAGCGCATGCTCAAGTCCGGCGAGCTGCGCTGCCTCGTGGCGACCTCCTCGCTCGAGCTCGGCATTGACGTGGGCCACGTCGATCTCGTCATTCAGATCGACTCGCCCAAGGCGGCGGCCGCCGGCATTCAGCGCATCGGCCGCGCCGGCCATGCCGTCGGCGACGTGAGCCGCGGCTTCATCGTCGCGCGGTCGCGCAGCGATCTTCCCGAAGCGGCCGTGCTCTGCCGCAACATTGGCCGCCGCGACATCGAGGCGATTACGCTGCCCCGCGAGCCGCTCGACGTTCTGTCGCAGCAGGTAACGTCCATCGTCGCGGCGGACGACATCACGGTCGCCCGGCTGTACGGCCTGATCCTCGGAAGCGAATGCTACCGCGGCTTTCCGCGCGAGCGGCTGGAGGCGATGCTCAAAGTACTGTCGGGCTTCTACCCGTTCGCAAGGCCGCTCATGGAATGGGAGCCCAGCACCGACCTGCTTCGCAAGCGGGCGAACACGTCGATGGCCGCCATTACCGGCGCGGGCACCATTCCGCAATCATCCGCTTTCCCGATCCATCATGCGGAGAGCCGCGCTCATCTCGGCGAGCTGGACGAGGAATATATCGCCGAAAGCCGCGTCGGGGACGTGTTCCAGCTCGGAACGAGCTCCTGGATGATCAGCCGCATCGAAAACGATCGCGTCTATGTGCAGGAAGCGCCGAACCGGTTCAGCGAAATCCCGTTCTGGAAGGCGGAGAACGCGAGCCGCAGCGTCGAGCTCGGCATGCAGCTCGGCCGGTTTCTGGAGCAGCTGGCCGTCCGGCTCGCGCTCAGCGATCCGGCTGTGTACGGCCCGGACGGTCCGACCGCCGAGGCCAAATCGCGGGAAGACGCCGCGATTGCATGGCTGGATGCGGAATACGGACTGGATTACTACGCGGCATCGCAGCTGACCGACCTGATCGTCAGCCAGCATAAAGCGGTCGGGCTGCCGACCGAACGGCAGATCATTATCGAGCACTACCGCGATTTAATGAATATGACCCGCATCATTATCCATAACCCGTTCGGCAGAAGCATCAACCGGACGTGGCTGCTTGCGATTCAGCAGCAATTTCAGCGGCTTCTGCCGCACAACGTATACGGAAACGCCAAGGACAACGGCATCGAGCTCGTCGTCGCGGACGGAGACGTCTCTTGGCTGCAGGCGCTGTGGCATATTACGCCCGGAAGCTTAGAAGGACTGCTTACCGAAGCGATAACCGGCTCTCCGATGCTTGGGCTTGCTTTTCGCCGCATTGCGGAAACGTCCCTCCTCCTCTCCCGCAGCTTCACGCGCACGCCGATGTGGCAGAAGCGGCTGCGAGGCGAGGAGCTTATGAAGCAGTCGCTTCCTTATGCGGAGCAGTTTCCGTATTTGCAGGAGGCGATGCGGGAATGTCTGTACGATTATTTGGACACGAACGGGCTTGTGAAACTGCTGGAGTCCATTGCGGCCGGCCAAATCCAGGTGGCCGTCAAGGAAACGCAGGCGCCTTCCCCGTTTGCCGTCCAGTTTCTCGCCGACTACGCCAACATGCAGCTGTACGAGGGCGAAGGCTTCAGCGAGGCGACGCAGCTCCAGCTGCTCAGCGTCAGCAAGGCGCTGGCCGGCCAGCTGTTCGGCGAAGAGAGCGTGCGCCGGGCGGTCGATCCGGCCATCGCGAAGGAAGAGCAGGAACGGCTGGCAGCCGGCCGGACGGCGCCGACGAACGCCGATGAGCTGTACGCGCTGCTCAAGCAGCGCGGCGATCTCTCGGCCGAGGAGTTGACCGCCTTCGGAGGGCAAGCTGCCGTCGGTTGGCTGCAGACGCTGCAGAAAACTGGCCGTGCAACCGAGCTGCCTCTGGGCGGAGGCAAAGGCCAGCGGCGCTGGATCTGCGCGGATGAGCGGGACATGTATGCCGCCTTCCCGGCAACCGAAGCTGCGATCGCTTATGTTGGGGGCCGGTTCGCCGATAACCGGCTCTCGTTCACCGAGCACGAGCTGCGCGAGCGTTACCCGCTCCTAACGCCGGCCGAAGCCGCTCGCGTGCCGGATGTGCTGCTGCGGCTGGGCCGGATCGAGCCCGCGCCGTTCGCCGCCGACGGCGAGGAGCGCATCTGGTCGAGCGCCCAGGTCGCCCGGCGGCTGATCCGCTTGACGCTGGACCAGGCCCGCAAGCAGGCGGAGCCTGTCGATCCGATTCGCTGGTGCGCGCAAATGTCGATGCTCCAGCACGCTCTCTCCGGCACGCAGCTGAGCGGGATCGACGGGCTGCGCACGGTCATTGAACGGCTGCAAGGGTTCTTCTTGCCTGCCTCGCAATGGGAATCGCTCGTCTTCCCCGCCCGGGTGACGGGCTACCGGAAAGACGATCTCGATCTACTCTGCGCATCCGGCGAGGTCGTCTGGATCGGACGCAAGGAAGAGAGCGAGAAGGAAGGCAAAATCGCCTTCTTCCTCGCCGAATCGAAACCGCTGTACGCGCCTGTCATCGCGGGCGCGGCCAATGCCGAAGAGGCGGCCGCCCGGACCAAGCATCCTCGGCTGCTCGCGCTGCTCCGGGAAGGCGGCGCAAGCTTCCTGACCAAGCTGAGCCGCGACTACGGCAAGGTGCCGTCCGAGCTGCTGGCCGATCTGGTCGATCTGATCTGGGAGGGGAACGTCTCCAACGATCAGTTCGCGCCGCTTCGTCTGCAGCTCCAGACAAAGGGCAAGCAGCTCGCCCGCACCGGCTCCGGCCTCGGGCGCTGGTACTGGACCGGCTCGCTTGCCGAAAGCAGCGGCAGCGGCGGCACGCCCGCCGCCCACTCCGGCGACCAAGCCGCCCAGCAGAACGCCGCTGCCGCAGCAGACGAGCTGTCGGAATCGGCGCTCCACTGGACGCAGCATCTGCTGGACAGCTACGGCATCGTCTCCAAGGAGCTGGTCGCCCAGCTGTCGCCGTTCGGCTGGGATGAGCTGCTGCCCATGCTCAAGCAGCTGGAGCAGTGGGGCGTCGTCACCCGCGGGCTGCTCGTTCAAGGCGTGCAGACGCTGCAGTTCGCCCGGCGCGAGCACATCGAAGCCGTCCGCCAGCCGCTTCCCGGCCAGAACGGCGCGGCCGTCACCGTCCTTTCGGCGACGGACCCGGCCAACCCGTTCGGCCTGGCCGCCGATTGGCCGAGCGCCCGCGGCACCGGCTTCGCCCGCAAAAGCGGCAACTATCTTGTGCTCCAGCAGGGGCGCTGGCGGTACTGGATCGAGAATAACGGCAAGCATATCGTCGACTTAGCTGCCGTAGGCGCCCCGGAGCCGGCTGCCCCGGACGCGGACGGCTCCTCCGAGCTGAAGGACATTTTCCGCATGCTGCTCCGCCAGCACGGGCTCAGCAAAATCAAGATCGAGCGCTGGAACGGCGAGCCGGTCACCGAATCCGCCGCCGCCCAGGAAACGCTGCGGGCGATGGGCGCCGAGCGCGACAACCGCTCGCTCGTGCTGTGGCCGAGCAATCTCCGCTAA